From Anopheles funestus chromosome 3RL, idAnoFuneDA-416_04, whole genome shotgun sequence, a single genomic window includes:
- the LOC125767688 gene encoding dual specificity protein phosphatase 18-like: MKEININSVNHSELLSDCQPPVPVAVGVTKAMEDGDVTAIGVLDGKGGNQIQALLERNENPPEVLAGATLHRPMRTFSPISGVSKLLRNLYLCGGSAASVAMMQQLGVTFVINATTVTELTDTPLPAEDTRYLRIPVKDNREANLERYFHEVADMIEEESKAGGVVLVHCVAGISRSASLCLAYLMKYHRMSLKDAYNHIKDKRPQIRPNVSFVKQLMDFEQKLYGTRTVTMVYCHALDQELPDIYEPEFRTMEMLYQKFRRNIARR; this comes from the exons ATGAAAGAGATAAACATAAACAGTGTGAATCATTCGGAGTTGCTAAGCGATTGTCAGCCTCCGGTGCCGGTTGCTGTCGGCGTTACCAAGGCGATGGAGGATGGCGATGTAACCGCAATCGGAGTGCTGGATGGGAAAGGAGGCAATCAAATTCAAGCCCTGCTGGAACGGAATGAAAATCCACCTGAAGTCCTTGCTGGCGCCACGCTTCACCGTCCAATGCGAAC GTTTTCTCCGATCAGTGGCGTTTCGAAGTTGTTAAGGAACCTTTATCTATGCGGCGGAAGTGCGGCCTCGGTAGCCATGATGCAGCAGCTCGGTGTAACCTTCGTGATTAATGCTACCACCGTAACAGAATTGACTGATACACCACTTCCGGCGGAGGATACACGCTATCTAAGAATCCCGGTAAAGGATAACCGTGAGGCGAATCTGGAACGATACTTCCACGAGGTGGCGGACATGATCGAAGAG GAGTCCAAAGCTGGCGGAGTTGTGCTGGTACATTGTGTCGCTGGCATCAGTCGTTCGGCTTCCCTTTGTCTGGCTTACCTGATGAAGTACCATCGGATGAGCTTAAAGGATGCGTACAATCACATAAAAGACAAGCGGCCACAAATTCGACCCAACGTGTCCTTCGTCAAGCAGTTGATGGACTTTGAGCAGAAACTGTACGGTACACGCACCGTCACGATGGTGTACTGTCACGCACTCGATCAGGAACTGCCCGACATTTACGAGCCCGAGTTCCGCACGATGGAAATGCTGTATCAAAAGTTTCGTCGAAATATTGCACGGCGTTAG